A portion of the Leptospirales bacterium genome contains these proteins:
- a CDS encoding sigma-54 dependent transcriptional regulator, with product MIIYVVDDDASIRETLRQVLEDEDFEVEDFASGRAMLKALNKQRPALVLLDVWLGKEDGVDLLDRVKEIYPTLPVIMISGHGTIEQAVQTTKKGAVDFLEKPLSLDTVLDRVNSALQRERNGRSAKGAEPVVLEFDEIIGRSPEIQGVKQAIAQAAGTNARVFIYGENGVGKELVARAIFRNSRRRDKPFVEVNCAAIPEELIESELFGHEKGAFTGATETRIGKFEQAHGGTLFLDEICDMSLATQARTLRALQEQRFSRVGGSENIEVDVRIIAATNIRPEEAIREGRFREDLYYRLNVIPINMPALRERPADIPMLMDYFLRETASEHQLPIKRFHARAVDLLVQHAWPGNVRELKNVVERLCIMAKEEEISADIAAAQLNDPRERAPREGIQLSGDLRKAREDFERNYIIEALRKHEKNISRAARFLGIERTNLHRKLKSLGIDPEKI from the coding sequence ATGATCATTTACGTTGTCGACGATGATGCCAGTATCCGCGAGACCCTTCGCCAGGTTCTGGAAGACGAGGATTTTGAAGTGGAAGACTTTGCCAGCGGCCGGGCGATGCTCAAGGCGCTGAACAAGCAACGTCCGGCGCTGGTCTTACTGGATGTGTGGCTGGGAAAAGAAGACGGAGTCGATCTGCTCGACCGAGTCAAAGAAATCTATCCGACGCTTCCGGTAATCATGATTTCGGGCCACGGCACCATCGAACAGGCGGTACAGACCACCAAGAAAGGCGCTGTGGATTTTCTGGAAAAGCCGCTCTCGCTCGATACAGTTCTGGACCGCGTAAACAGTGCATTGCAGCGGGAACGCAATGGCCGCAGCGCAAAGGGCGCCGAACCGGTTGTTCTGGAGTTCGACGAGATCATCGGTCGCTCTCCAGAAATTCAGGGAGTAAAGCAGGCCATCGCCCAGGCTGCCGGCACCAATGCCAGGGTCTTCATCTATGGCGAAAACGGCGTTGGCAAGGAACTTGTGGCGCGCGCCATCTTTCGCAACAGCCGTCGTCGCGATAAGCCCTTCGTCGAGGTCAACTGCGCGGCCATCCCTGAGGAATTGATCGAAAGCGAACTGTTCGGGCACGAAAAAGGCGCATTCACCGGAGCGACGGAAACGCGAATCGGAAAATTTGAGCAAGCCCATGGCGGTACGCTGTTTCTCGATGAGATTTGCGATATGTCGCTGGCGACTCAGGCGCGCACACTGCGCGCCCTTCAAGAACAGCGATTTTCGCGAGTCGGCGGCTCGGAAAACATTGAGGTCGATGTGCGTATCATTGCCGCGACAAATATCCGGCCCGAGGAAGCGATTCGCGAGGGTCGATTTCGCGAAGATCTCTACTACCGCTTAAATGTGATTCCCATCAATATGCCTGCGCTGCGCGAAAGACCAGCGGACATTCCAATGCTCATGGACTACTTTTTGCGCGAGACGGCGTCCGAACATCAATTGCCGATCAAGCGATTCCATGCTCGGGCTGTCGATTTGCTTGTGCAGCATGCCTGGCCAGGGAATGTTCGCGAACTCAAGAACGTCGTGGAGCGCCTCTGCATCATGGCCAAGGAAGAGGAGATCAGCGCAGACATAGCCGCGGCGCAGCTGAATGATCCGCGCGAACGGGCTCCGCGCGAAGGAATACAGTTGAGCGGCGATCTGCGCAAAGCCCGAGAGGACTTCGAGCGCAACTATATCATCGAAGCTCTACGCAAACACGAAAAGAATATCAGCCGGGCGGCGCGATTTCTTGGCATCGAACGCACCAACTTGCATCGAAAATTGAAGTCTTTGGGGATTGATCCGGAGAAAATCTGA
- the priA gene encoding primosomal protein N', whose protein sequence is MFELYADLWFRRPIQQAYTYRVPSGFPELQPGWRVRAPLRGQEEEAAIVALHRNAPPGRIAELSELCDEYPVFTTEQMELARWMAEHYLAAPGECLLRMAPAARRYRPRLDAPSRPAPEFSLPLTEEQEAALRAISADLDLSLQGQAPHCKVHLLHGVTGAGKTEIYMRLIARCLAADRGAILLVPEISLTVQLILRLRATFEQELALLHSALGAKERFTAYVDALYGRKRIALGARSAVFAPVHRPLLFIVDEEHDSSFKERQSPRYDARQIALQRAGQNGGLVLLGSATPRVESAYFARALGASAGFQYHRMSRRATGASLPKVELVDAPPPDIPLSGALIHAIHQNLQRGEQTLVLLNRRGYHPFVYCRSCKDTLRCPNCSVSLTLHRGQRLLCHYCGYASAYSGICPTCNGSLQTLGSGTQRLEERLLELFPEARLQRLDQDAVGRRRVIQEVIAELLEGRLDILVGTQMIAKGLDAPGLTLVGVLQADFGLAMTDFRAAERTFALLTQVAGRAGRAQRPGRVIFECLNREHPLLQAAAHQDYETFYRGEVQLRKEAGYPPFVRLLRLVARAEDAERAEGLLAGVAAALQSDRDWNEASDRLLGPAPAPLERLQGDHRWHLIIKTTEASRLRSIARRHLLDRALDSAVRLEIDFDPADLL, encoded by the coding sequence ATGTTTGAACTCTACGCCGACCTCTGGTTTCGGCGGCCAATTCAGCAGGCGTACACCTATCGCGTACCTTCCGGCTTTCCGGAACTGCAGCCCGGATGGCGTGTTCGTGCGCCGCTGCGCGGTCAGGAAGAGGAAGCAGCGATCGTCGCCCTGCATCGCAATGCGCCTCCGGGCAGGATAGCGGAGCTCAGCGAGCTTTGCGATGAGTACCCGGTCTTTACAACGGAGCAAATGGAACTGGCGCGCTGGATGGCAGAACACTACCTGGCTGCTCCTGGCGAGTGTCTCCTGCGCATGGCGCCCGCAGCGCGCCGCTATCGCCCGCGGCTGGATGCACCGTCGCGGCCTGCGCCAGAATTTTCGCTGCCGTTGACCGAGGAGCAGGAGGCGGCCCTGCGGGCGATCAGCGCCGATCTCGATCTATCTCTCCAGGGGCAAGCGCCGCATTGCAAGGTCCATCTGTTGCACGGCGTGACGGGGGCCGGAAAAACGGAAATCTACATGCGCTTGATTGCCCGCTGTCTGGCGGCAGACCGCGGCGCAATATTGCTTGTACCGGAGATCAGCCTGACGGTGCAGCTGATCCTGCGCTTGCGCGCCACTTTTGAGCAAGAACTCGCTCTGTTGCATTCCGCCCTCGGGGCAAAAGAACGATTCACCGCTTACGTTGACGCCCTCTACGGACGCAAGCGCATCGCACTTGGCGCGCGTTCTGCAGTTTTTGCTCCTGTCCATCGGCCCTTGCTTTTCATAGTCGACGAGGAACACGACAGCTCCTTCAAAGAGCGACAATCTCCGCGTTACGATGCGCGCCAGATCGCGCTGCAGCGCGCCGGCCAAAACGGAGGACTGGTCCTGCTGGGTTCGGCAACGCCGCGCGTTGAGTCCGCTTACTTTGCTCGCGCCCTGGGAGCGAGCGCTGGCTTCCAGTACCATCGGATGAGCCGGCGCGCCACCGGCGCCAGCCTGCCGAAGGTGGAACTGGTAGATGCGCCGCCGCCCGATATTCCGCTGTCCGGAGCGTTGATCCACGCCATTCATCAGAATCTGCAGCGCGGCGAGCAGACTCTGGTGTTGTTGAATCGGCGCGGTTATCATCCCTTTGTCTATTGCCGCAGTTGCAAAGATACCTTGCGCTGTCCGAATTGTTCCGTTTCGCTTACCTTGCACCGTGGGCAGCGATTGCTCTGTCACTACTGCGGCTATGCGAGCGCCTATTCAGGGATCTGTCCAACTTGCAATGGATCTCTGCAGACTCTGGGCAGTGGTACGCAACGTCTGGAGGAGCGTTTGCTGGAGTTGTTTCCAGAGGCCCGATTGCAGCGCCTCGACCAGGACGCCGTCGGTCGCCGCCGGGTCATCCAGGAGGTGATCGCTGAGCTGCTGGAAGGACGGCTGGATATACTTGTGGGCACGCAGATGATTGCCAAGGGGCTAGACGCGCCAGGGCTGACTCTGGTCGGCGTGCTGCAGGCGGACTTCGGTCTGGCGATGACGGACTTTCGCGCCGCCGAGCGAACCTTTGCACTATTGACCCAGGTGGCCGGTCGCGCCGGCCGGGCCCAGAGGCCGGGACGGGTCATCTTTGAGTGTTTGAACCGCGAGCATCCGCTGCTGCAAGCAGCAGCGCATCAGGACTATGAAACGTTCTATCGCGGCGAGGTGCAGCTACGCAAAGAGGCCGGCTATCCGCCTTTCGTACGGCTGTTACGATTGGTGGCGCGTGCCGAAGATGCAGAGCGCGCCGAAGGACTGCTGGCCGGAGTTGCCGCGGCGCTGCAATCCGATCGAGATTGGAACGAAGCCTCTGACCGCTTGCTTGGGCCGGCGCCAGCGCCGCTGGAACGCCTGCAAGGGGACCATCGCTGGCACCTGATCATAAAGACGACGGAAGCGTCGCGGCTGCGCTCCATAGCCAGACGTCACCTGCTGGATCGCGCCCTCGATTCAGCTGTTCGCCTGGAGATCGATTTTGATCCTGCGGACTTGCTCTGA